A single genomic interval of Agromyces cerinus harbors:
- a CDS encoding DedA family protein, protein MDDAWLASLAASPWLLPMLFALVVGDAFLVVLPSETLVVALGALAATTGSPALWQVVPVAAAGAVVGDGLCYLIGRRVGLDRWRWQRADRIAAATERMRTAVHRRTALLVFTARYVPFARIAVNLAAGAGRVPLQRYLPLSAAAGIAWASYNVAIGAVVGSLLRDSPLVAIGVSVPIAITLGLVVDHAIRALDARRVRIGADRGEH, encoded by the coding sequence GTGGATGACGCATGGCTCGCCTCGCTCGCCGCCTCGCCCTGGCTCCTGCCCATGCTCTTCGCGCTCGTGGTCGGCGATGCGTTCCTCGTCGTGCTGCCGAGCGAGACCCTCGTCGTCGCGCTCGGCGCGCTGGCGGCGACGACCGGATCCCCCGCGCTCTGGCAGGTCGTTCCCGTCGCCGCCGCCGGAGCGGTCGTCGGCGACGGGCTCTGCTACCTGATCGGCCGGCGCGTCGGCCTCGACCGGTGGCGTTGGCAGCGCGCGGATCGCATCGCCGCCGCGACCGAACGGATGCGAACCGCCGTGCACCGGAGGACCGCACTGCTCGTCTTCACCGCTCGCTACGTGCCGTTCGCCCGAATCGCGGTGAATCTCGCGGCCGGTGCCGGTCGCGTGCCGCTCCAGCGCTACCTCCCACTGTCGGCGGCGGCCGGCATCGCCTGGGCCTCGTACAACGTCGCGATCGGCGCGGTCGTCGGCAGCCTCCTGCGCGACTCACCGCTCGTCGCGATCGGCGTCTCCGTTCCGATCGCGATCACGCTCGGACTCGTCGTCGACCATGCGATCAGGGCGCTCGATGCTCGCCGGGTCCGGATCGGCGCCGATCGGGGCGAGCACTGA
- a CDS encoding glycosyltransferase: MKVVLLAESFLPHMNGVTHSLLQALRHLERRGHEALVIAPRSGPIDHTLYGARAVLLPSVPLPSYPDVRVTLAGAHRLAEVMRAHEAEVVHLASPFVLGWRGVLAAESLGIPSIAVYQTDIPSYAERYGVPGAAPALTRHLGRLHRRATLTLAPSSSAVERLESLGVDRLRLWRRGVDTERFSPGRRDEAWRREMAPGGEVLVGYVGRLAPEKQVEDLRAVAELPGVRLVVIGEGPSRVQLERLLPEARFTGFLGGDELARAMASLDVFVHPGESETFCQTVQEAMASGVPVVATGRGGPLDLVQNSANGWLYRPGDLGELRDRVRDLTGDDAKRRAFGERARASVAGRGWDRLGDELIGHYEAAMGRAEVAAPDAAPSPFARDAGPAASAPPAAAPRRWRRYVAVGDSLTEGLCDTSRVPAGEYRGWADRLAMLIAATSSAVEPVAYANLAVRSRKVRDAIDVQLPEAAELGADLVSVLIGANDLVGRRVDPEALARDLGAAVSRLRSTGCDVLLVTPFLPRRPVTRFYRRRFRAYNARLRELADASGSMLLDVDAHPELVDDERWAEDRVHLNAAGHRGIAYAAARVLGMRDATALGELEHAVHDQEEEFARTAVGDAEWLLQHAVPWVRRRLAGRAAGDGRVPKRAQLQPVIVPATDRIPRTPPVAAQQVVRGQ, encoded by the coding sequence GTGAAGGTCGTCCTCCTCGCAGAATCGTTCCTCCCGCACATGAACGGCGTGACGCACTCGCTGCTGCAGGCGCTGCGCCACCTCGAGCGCCGGGGGCACGAGGCCCTCGTCATCGCCCCGCGCTCGGGGCCGATCGATCACACGCTCTATGGAGCCCGAGCCGTGCTGCTGCCGTCGGTGCCGCTGCCGAGCTACCCCGACGTGCGCGTGACGCTCGCGGGTGCGCACCGCCTCGCCGAGGTGATGCGCGCCCACGAGGCCGAGGTCGTGCACCTCGCCTCGCCGTTCGTGCTCGGCTGGCGCGGCGTGCTCGCCGCCGAGTCGCTCGGCATCCCGAGCATCGCGGTCTACCAGACCGACATCCCCTCGTATGCCGAGCGCTACGGGGTACCGGGCGCAGCGCCGGCGCTCACCCGGCACCTCGGGCGCCTGCACCGGCGCGCGACCCTGACGCTCGCGCCCTCGTCGTCGGCGGTCGAACGGCTGGAGTCGCTCGGCGTCGACCGCCTCCGGCTCTGGCGTCGCGGCGTCGACACCGAACGGTTCTCGCCCGGCCGACGCGACGAGGCTTGGCGCCGCGAGATGGCGCCGGGCGGTGAGGTGCTCGTCGGCTACGTCGGCCGCCTCGCGCCCGAGAAGCAGGTCGAGGACCTCCGCGCGGTGGCGGAACTGCCGGGCGTGCGGCTCGTCGTCATCGGCGAGGGGCCGTCGCGGGTGCAGCTCGAACGCCTACTGCCCGAGGCGCGATTCACCGGGTTCCTCGGCGGCGACGAACTCGCGCGGGCGATGGCGAGCCTCGATGTCTTCGTGCACCCCGGAGAGAGCGAGACGTTCTGCCAGACCGTGCAGGAGGCGATGGCGAGCGGCGTGCCGGTCGTGGCGACCGGGCGCGGCGGCCCGCTCGACCTCGTGCAGAACAGCGCGAACGGATGGCTCTACCGCCCGGGCGACCTGGGCGAACTGCGTGATCGCGTGCGCGACCTCACCGGCGACGACGCCAAGCGCCGGGCGTTCGGCGAACGCGCACGCGCCTCCGTCGCCGGCCGCGGGTGGGATCGCCTCGGCGACGAGCTCATCGGCCACTACGAGGCGGCGATGGGGCGGGCGGAGGTCGCGGCGCCGGATGCCGCGCCGTCGCCGTTCGCTCGAGACGCAGGCCCCGCGGCATCCGCACCGCCCGCGGCGGCCCCGCGTCGCTGGCGTCGCTACGTGGCCGTCGGGGACTCGCTGACCGAGGGCCTCTGCGACACCTCGCGCGTGCCCGCAGGGGAGTACCGCGGCTGGGCCGACCGCCTGGCGATGCTCATCGCCGCAACGAGCTCGGCGGTCGAACCGGTCGCCTACGCGAATCTCGCCGTGCGCAGCCGCAAGGTGCGCGACGCGATCGACGTGCAACTGCCGGAGGCTGCCGAGCTCGGCGCCGACCTCGTCTCGGTGCTCATCGGGGCAAACGACCTCGTGGGCCGCCGAGTCGATCCGGAGGCGCTCGCTCGCGACCTCGGCGCGGCCGTCTCGCGGCTGCGCTCGACCGGGTGCGACGTGCTGCTCGTGACGCCGTTCCTGCCGCGCCGGCCGGTGACGCGGTTCTACCGCCGTCGCTTCCGGGCCTACAACGCGCGGCTGCGCGAACTCGCCGATGCCAGCGGGTCGATGCTCCTCGACGTCGACGCCCACCCCGAACTCGTCGACGACGAGCGGTGGGCTGAGGATCGCGTGCACCTCAACGCCGCCGGGCATCGCGGCATCGCGTACGCCGCGGCGCGCGTGCTCGGCATGCGGGACGCGACCGCGCTCGGCGAACTCGAGCATGCCGTGCACGACCAGGAGGAGGAGTTCGCCCGCACCGCGGTCGGCGACGCCGAATGGCTCCTCCAGCACGCGGTGCCGTGGGTCAGGCGGCGGCTCGCCGGTCGCGCAGCAGGCGACGGCCGGGTGCCGAAGCGCGCGCAACTGCAGCCCGTCATCGTGCCGGCGACGGATCGAATCCCACGGACACCGCCGGTCGCCGCGCAGCAGGTCGTGCGGGGGCAGTGA
- a CDS encoding DUF5979 domain-containing protein yields MHPNAHTTTRPPRGFRAIAASVATALASVAMLVAMPTAAHADELDAITSVSINTDAPNGPIGVGQRYTVDATWAAPAGAVEGDTFRLDFPSPVHAYSATFVLRDASGATVGDCVVTESSILCTLGDYVETHHDVRGTLHFFAQSTAATDDDSYVFTTANGIEIRVPIPGGGIVEGGEPGTAPTSPQKWGWLNDDGTSITWQVVVPSDVLAGDSPVVLEDVYDARMGFDPSGLTAGWVPASKWASWEYHEVVAGTGPETFTLVDSPATHSFELTFNEPVTSEDRVYVLQYRTTLPADAREGDLFGNTITASGEAFTTWPVEFVTAGGEGGGTGNVGGFAVAKTLSGDGASVVPDGTVYTVTYSYLRDGAPVTGSLALSPGTPLGVGGLPTGTVVTLTEAAPEAISGVVYGMPRFSGDGVMSDESTATLVIGDRTTVDVTLDNPVALVPPTPSTPPTPPAATPAPPAPDTSLASTGVESGWPIAGAILLVLLGGAALLATRRRAHSG; encoded by the coding sequence GTGCACCCGAATGCGCACACCACCACCCGCCCGCCCAGAGGTTTCCGTGCGATCGCGGCATCCGTCGCCACTGCGCTCGCCTCGGTCGCGATGCTCGTCGCCATGCCGACCGCTGCGCACGCGGACGAACTCGACGCCATCACGAGCGTCTCGATCAATACCGATGCCCCGAACGGCCCGATCGGGGTCGGGCAGCGGTACACCGTCGATGCGACCTGGGCCGCGCCCGCCGGCGCGGTCGAAGGCGACACCTTCCGCCTCGACTTCCCGAGCCCCGTGCACGCCTACTCGGCGACCTTCGTGCTCCGCGATGCCTCTGGCGCGACGGTCGGCGACTGCGTCGTCACCGAGTCGAGCATCCTGTGCACCCTCGGCGACTATGTCGAGACGCATCACGACGTGCGCGGGACGCTCCACTTCTTCGCGCAGTCCACGGCGGCGACCGACGACGACTCGTACGTCTTCACCACCGCCAACGGCATCGAGATCCGAGTCCCGATCCCGGGCGGGGGAATCGTCGAGGGCGGCGAGCCCGGCACCGCGCCGACCTCGCCGCAGAAGTGGGGCTGGCTGAACGACGACGGCACCTCGATCACGTGGCAGGTCGTCGTTCCGTCGGACGTGCTCGCGGGCGACTCCCCCGTCGTGCTCGAGGACGTCTACGACGCCCGCATGGGCTTCGACCCCTCGGGCCTCACCGCCGGCTGGGTCCCCGCATCGAAGTGGGCGTCGTGGGAGTACCACGAGGTCGTCGCCGGCACCGGCCCCGAGACGTTCACGCTCGTCGACTCGCCCGCCACCCACTCCTTCGAGTTGACCTTCAATGAGCCCGTGACCTCGGAGGATCGCGTGTACGTGCTGCAGTACCGCACGACGCTGCCCGCGGACGCGCGCGAGGGCGATCTCTTCGGCAACACCATCACAGCCTCCGGCGAGGCGTTCACCACGTGGCCGGTCGAGTTCGTGACGGCAGGCGGTGAGGGCGGCGGCACCGGCAATGTCGGCGGATTCGCCGTGGCAAAGACGCTCTCGGGCGATGGGGCCTCCGTCGTGCCCGACGGCACCGTCTACACGGTGACCTACTCGTACCTGCGAGACGGCGCCCCCGTCACGGGTTCACTCGCCCTCTCGCCCGGCACGCCGCTCGGGGTCGGCGGCCTGCCGACCGGCACCGTCGTGACCCTGACCGAGGCGGCTCCCGAGGCGATCAGCGGAGTGGTCTACGGCATGCCCCGATTCTCGGGCGACGGCGTCATGTCGGATGAGAGTACGGCGACCCTCGTGATCGGCGATCGAACGACCGTCGACGTGACCCTCGACAACCCGGTCGCCCTCGTGCCGCCGACGCCGTCCACTCCGCCGACCCCGCCGGCCGCCACGCCCGCGCCTCCGGCGCCTGACACCTCGTTGGCCTCCACAGGAGTCGAATCAGGTTGGCCGATCGCCGGGGCGATCCTTCTCGTGCTCCTCGGCGGGGCAGCACTTCTCGCGACCCGCCGCCGCGCGCACTCCGGGTGA
- a CDS encoding dodecin family protein: MASVARVTTITVRSETGFDDAVASGVARASETLRNVTGAWVKEQKVEVSDGRVTGWSVTLEVTFVLDD; encoded by the coding sequence ATGGCATCCGTCGCACGTGTCACCACCATCACCGTCCGTTCCGAGACGGGCTTCGACGACGCCGTCGCCTCAGGGGTCGCACGGGCGTCCGAGACCCTGCGCAATGTCACCGGGGCCTGGGTCAAGGAGCAGAAGGTCGAAGTGAGCGACGGCCGGGTCACCGGCTGGTCGGTCACCCTCGAGGTGACCTTCGTGCTCGACGACTGA